GGTCATCCACTGGCCGAGTTCGCGGTGCAACTGGTAGGGGTTTTCGTTCCCTTCCATCTTGAGGATGTCCTCGTATTGCTGCTCCCGCTTTTTCCGTTCCGTTTCAAAATAATGCTGGGCAACGTCTCCGGACGCTTTCTTCAACCCCTTGATGTATTCCACAGCTTTCGGGCCCGCCACCATTCCGCCGTAAATCGAAGACAGCAGCGAGTTGGCGCCCAAACGGTTTGCACCGTGCATCGAATAATCGCACTCGCCCGCGGCAAACAGACCTTTGATATTGGTGTGCTGATCGTAGTCGACCCAGAGCCCGCCCATCGAGTAGTGAACAGCTGGGAAAATCCGCATCGGCACTTTACGCGGGTCGTCGCCGACGAATTTTTCATAGATCTCCAAAATCCCGCCCAGCTTGACGTTGAGCACCTCTTTCGGGATGTGGGACACGTCAAGGTACACCATATTTTCCCCGTTGATGCCGAGTCCCAAATCGACGCAGACGTGGAAAATTTCGCGAGTCGCAATGTCACGCGGCACCAGGTTTCCGTAAGCGGGATATTTTTCTTCCAGGAAGTACCACGGTTTGCCGTCCTTGTACGTCCATACCCGGCCCCCCTCGCCGCGGGCCGATTCTGACATCAACCGCAGCTTGTCGTCGCCCGGAATGGCTGTCGGGTGAATCTGGATAAATTCGCCGTTCGCATAGTAAGCGCCCTGCTGGTAAACGGCAGAAGCAGCCGTACCGGTGTTGATAATCGAGTTGGTGGAGCGGCCGAAAATCAGGCCAGGTCCGCCGGTGGCCAAAATCACCGCATCGCCGACGAAGCTGTGAACTTCCATCGACCGTAAGTCCTGTGCCACGATGCCGCGGCACGTGCCTTCGTCATCCTGGACGATCGAGAGGAACTCCCAGCCCTCGTACTTTTGTACCAAACCGGCCGCTTCAAACCGACGCACCTGTTCATCGAGCGCGTACAAAATTTGCTGACCGGTCGTCGCACCCGCAAATGCGGTCCGGTGGTGCTTGGTTCCGCCAAACCGGCGAAAATCGAGCAGCCCTTCCGGCGTCCGGTTGAACATGACGCCCATCCGGTCAAGCAGATGGATGATGCCGGGCGCTGCTTCACACATTGCCAACACAGGCGGCTGGTTCGCCAAGAAGTCACCGCCGTAAATCGTATCGTCAAAATGCTCCCACGGAGAGTCGCCTTCCCCTTTCGTGTTCACCGCTCCGTTAATGCCGCCCTGCGCGCAGGCGGAGTGAGAGCGCTTTACGGGAACCAGCGAAAACAGATCGACGGGAACGCCCGCTTCCGCAATTTTGATCGTGGCCATCAAACCGGCCAGTCCGCCACCGACAACAATAATCCGTTGACTCATCGTTCAGTCCCTCCCTCTATACCCCAGCAGACTTAAAGGCCACAAGGGAGCTTACACCCAAGAATGAAATGACGATCCAAATGCCGCCCATTACATAAGCGGACAAGCGCTGCGAACGAGGACCCACTGTCACTCCCCAATGGATCAAGAAGCCCCACAGACCGTTTGCAAAATGGAAAGCAGCCGCGACCACGCCGATGATCATGAACCAGAAGGCAAACGGACTGGATACAAGATGTGCGACCATGTCAAAACTGGGCGCATTGCCGCTGAACCGGGTTGTCCACAAATGGTACACCACAAAAATGAATGTGATGACCCCCGTAATCCTCTGCCAGACAAACATCTGGTTGCGAAACCAGGAATACTGCCCGCTGTTGTAGCCGGCGGTAAACGCGATATACATGCCGTAGACGCCATGGTACAAAAGCGGCAGGAAAATAAACAGAAACTCAATCACCGTCAAAAACGGCAATTCGCGAATCCCGGCCACCGCTTGGTCATAAACGGCCGATCCGTTCGTCGCTTTCGCGTTCGTAAACAAATGAAACACCAGGAACAGGCCGACAGGCAAAACTCCCGTCAACGAATGCAGACGCCGAAACCAAAAATCTTTTTGCTGTGACACTGAGTCTGGTCCTCCCTTCCAGAATCGCCGCACGGGCAAAGTCGATTGGGCATGCGCTTTCTTTCACATGCCAGGTTTGGTTTTCTTTCTTTTTGCTCGGTGTGCGCCCCCTTTATGTAAAAAAAGGATCAAACCGACTACGAAAAGAAGGGTAACCGTTTTGCCCGGTTACCGCTTTCCTTTCGCATTCCACCAAAATTTTTGCACTAATTTCCGACTGTGTCAAGAATGTTACAAGGTTTTTTTCAGCAACATCAGACCGTTTGCGACACCAATTCCCCGGTTTGCTTGGCGGATCGGGACGGGCCGGACGCCGCCGCCACCTGATTACCGGAAGCGGTTTCCTCCACGCACGCGATCACCAGCGGCGGTTCCGCCAACAGATTGGCCGGCAATTGCCGCAGGCAAGCAGCGAGTGCCCTGCCGGACAGTCCGCCGACCAGCAACCCGCAAACGGTTCGATCACCGGTCGCTGCTCGTGCTTCCTGCAGGATCGCGCCGCCTTGCCCGATCAGCAGTTGGGCGATTTTTTGTTCCGCTTCCGCCACCACTGATTGCGGAACGCGGATGCGAACGAAATGGTATTGACAACCGTCGTCCGCTTCGCATCGCTGGACGGGGACGTCCCATTTGCAAGAGCGAAGCACACGCCCGGGCTGTCGCAACAAAGCGGTGAGATCTTCCAGCACAGCGCTGGCCGTCGGATATTCGCCCGCCCCTTTGCCGATGAAAGTCAGGTCCCCGACCACATCGCTCGAAATGGTAACCGCGTTGAACACATCGTTCACGCGGGCGAGCGGATGGGTGAACGGCAACAACCGGGGGCCGACAGACAGTTCGACGCCCCGTTCCGTTTTGCGGGAACGGCCGATCAGCTTGATCGTGTATCCGAACTCGCGCGCCCACCGCAAATCCAACGGTTGGATGCGGGTGATTCCCTCGCGGGGAATTTCATCCACAGAAACATGCACATCATACGCCAGGTTGGTGAGGATCGCCAGCTTGTAGGCAGCGTCATATCCTTCCACATCGCTCGTCGGATCGGCTTCCGCATAGCCGAGTTCCTGCGCTTGCGCCAACACTTCAGCAAACGAGCGGCCCGTCTGCTCCATCTGCGTCAGGATGTAATTGGTCGTCCCGTTCAAAATCCCGCACACCTCATGCACCTGATTGGCGGTCAGATAGCCCTGCAGGAAGCGGATCACAGGGATACCGCCGGCCACGCTCGCCTCAAACAGCAACTGTACGCCAGACTCTTCCGCCACCCGCAACAATTCGCTGCCGTGTTTGGCCAACAGTTCCTTGTTTGCCGTAATCACATGTTTGCCGGAACGCAGTGCTTCCAACAGAATGGTCCGGGCCGGTTCAACACCGCCCATCACCTCGATGACCACCTGGATGTCGGGACATCGCAAAATCGACCCGGGATCGGTCGTGATCCGTACGGGATCCACCTGTACGCTCCGTTCTTTTTGCGGATCGCGTACCAAAATGTAGGGTATATCGATGGTACAGCCGGTTCTCTCGGCAATCGATTGACTGTTTTGTTGCAACGCCTTGACGATTCCGGAACCGACCGTTCCCAGCCCCAACAGGCCGACCTGCACCGTTTTGGTCTGTTTGCCCGGCTTTCCGTTCATTTGGTTCCTCCTCCACTCTCCAAAAACTCGCCGATCCATTCGTTCATGATTTCGAATTCGATCAAAAATGCATCATGTCCGTGCACAGTGTGCATCTCCCGGTACACGACCGATTTGCCTTGCGACCGCAAATATTCAGCCGTATCGGACAATTCGCGAGCCGGAAACAGAAAATCGGAGTCGATCCCGATCATCAGCGACCGCCCCGCAATCTGCTGCAAGACGTTCCCGTACTCGCCGCGCCCGCTCGACACGTCGTGCAGGTCCATCGCTTTCAGCAGATACAGATAGGAATTGGCGTCAAACCGCTGCACCAGTTTGCTGCCGTGATAACTTAAATATTTTTCCACCTGGAACTCCGATTCGATCGCGAACGGATCGTCGGTCGGCACCATCGAACGGCCAAACCGCTCCTCGTATAAATCAAAACTGCGGTAGGTGATCATGCCGAGCCGACGTGCCAGGTTGAGTCCTTTCACCGGAAACGTGCGGCCGTAATAATCGCCGTTACACCAGTCCGGGTCGTTGTAGATCGCCTGCCGCATCACATTGTTAAACGCGATGCCCATCGCGGAAAAGCGGCCGCATGTGGCAACCGGCACAAACGTTTCCACCATTTCCGGGTAGGAGACCGCCCATTCGAACACCTGCATACCCCCCATCGAGCCGCCGATTACCGAATACAGCCGCTCGATTCCGAAGCTTCTGACAAGGTGGTATTGCGCTTGCACCATATCGCGGATGGTGACAGTCGGGAATCGCAATCCGTACGGCCGCCCGTCCGCCGGGTGGATCGAGGCGGGGCCGGTCGATCCGGAACAGCCACCCAGCACATTGGAACAGATGATAAAATACCGGTTGGTGTCGAGCGCCTTGCCCGGCCCGATCAGTCCGTCCCACCAGCCGGGCTGTTCAGCCGTGCCGCCTGCATGCGAATCGCCTGTCAGTGCGTGGCACACCAAAATCGCGTTCGTTTTTTGCGCATTTAACGTCCCGAACGTTTCATACACCAGCACCGCTCCCGACAAACACTGTCCGCTTTGCAGCACCAGATCCGGCAGCCTGTATTCGCGCCGGATGACCTCCTCAATCCGCACCGCCATGCGATCACCCCACACCACAGAATCCACGAAAACGCCATCCAGATTCCTGCCCGCTGCGGGCTTTGGTCGCAACAAAACCCGCTCCGAAAGTCAACCCGCACGGACAAAGCTAGACCCGGCGCCTAAGCGCCGCAGCGAGACGTGCCCTTTGGGTGCAAATGGAAAACCCCCTCGACAAGAGGGGGTCGCATATCCGATCGCCGCCTCTTATCTTTCAGAATCAAACGATTCTGCAGGAATTGGCACCAAGAATCCAATCTCCCTACTGATCGGACTCCGGTTGCCGGGCTTCATTGGGCCAGTCCCTCCGCCACTCTGGATAAGAGTTCAAAACACGTATTCAGCTTTGCTATGGAACGAGTGTATCACGGGCATGTAGAATCGTCAAGAGCAGCAAGCACAAGTGTGTAAGCGCAAGCGCATCCAGACGTATCCGTCAGCGCCAGCCGACGATTCCACTCCGAAGGCGGCGTACCTGCAAACGGCGGCCGTCACTTCGCCACTGTGGCCGCTTCAACCGCATCAAGGCCAAACGAGGTATGCAGCACCTGAACCGCTTTCTCCACATCGGCCGCGTCGATCACGCAGGAGACTTTGATTTCCGACGTGCTGACCATCTTGATGTACATGCCATTTTCCGTCAACGCCTGGAACATTTGGGCAGCCACCCCCGGATTGCTGATCATGCCCGCTCCGACGATCGACACCTTCGCCAGGTCTTCTTCGCACACAATCTCTTTTGCGCCGAGCCGCGGCTGCAACTGACCGAGCACCTCAATCGTCCGGGTCAGGTCGTCTTTTGCCACCGTAAACGAAATATCGCTGCAATCGTTGTGGACGATGCTTTGCACAATGATGTCAACGTTGATATTGTCTTGCGCCAGCGTCTGGAATACCACCTTTAGATTGTCATTCCGGTTGGGTACGCCAACCAGCGCCACCTTCGCGACGTTCAAATCGTGCGCGATGCCGCGCACCACCATACCTTTTTCCATAAGCGCCTCCTCTTTCACAAGCGTTCCCGGATTTGTTGTAAAGCTGGACCGGACCATCAACGGCACCTGATACTGTTTCGCGTATTCGACTGCCCGCGGATGCAGCACGGCAGCCCCCAAATTCGCCAGCTCCAGCATTTCGTCATACGAAATCTCGGGGATCTTGCGGGCAAACTTGACCACCCGCGGATCGGTCGAATACACCCCTTCCACGTCGGTGTAGATCTCACACAGATCGGCCTTGAGGGCAGCCGCCAACGCGACAGCCGTCGTATCGGAACCGCCCCGCCCCAGCGTTGTGATGTCGCCATCGTCGGTGATCCCTTGGAAACCGGCTACCACAACCACTTTTCCGGTTTCCAGTTCAGCAAGAATCCGCGACGGGTCAAGGTCGGTGATGCGCGCTTTGCCATGCACCGCCTCCGTCCGGATACCTGCTTGCCAACCGGTAAACGATACGCTGTCCTGGCCGATATCCTGCAGCGCCATCGCCAGCAACGCGATCGAGATTTGCTCCCCGGTCGTCAACAGCATATCCATCTCCCGGGCTGGCCGCACCGCGGATACTTTTTGCGCCAGTTCAATCAGATCATCTGTCGTATCCCCCATCGCCGAGACGACCACAACACACGAATTGCCTTGCTCCACCGTGTCCGCCACACGCCGGGCCACCCGCTTGATGTGCTCTGGGCTGGCTACCGAACTGCCGCCAAACTTCTGAACGATTAACGCCACACTCTCCACTCCTTTGTGACTCTTTTCGATTCTCAGGATGTGAAATCAAAAAAGCGGCAATAGAAGGCTGATCGAGTCACCCGTCTATCGCCGCCTACCAGTCTTAGCCAGCATAACGGTGCCTCCTCTCCGATCGCAACATGCCGACAGGCTTGTTGCTCCCTTTGCAGTATCTCAGCGAGATAGTTCTCCACAGAAAGCCAAGGGACGCTTTCTGTGACAGTCCTGCACCTGTTCGATGCAGGCCCAGCCAGACATCCCCGGGTGGATGCCCGCTTCGGCGAAGACCCCTTTTCCTTTGCTTCCTCGAGTTCCCGTCTCTCGGCAAAGGTACTCATGATCGTTCGCGCCTCTACCTCACCTCTCCTGAGATGAGGCCCTTATGAAATTTTCGTTCATTATATCATCCTTAACGGGAAAGGTCCAGAGTTTTTGTAAAAATTACGTTTGGTTTAAGAAGCTCAATATCTCCCGCGCCAGCTTGTCACCGATGCCAATTTTCCGAAACTCCTCCACCGGCGCGCCTTTGATCGCATCGATCGAGCCGAAATGTTTCAGCAACTGCTTGCGCCGTTTCTCTCCGACGCCGGGGATCTCGTCAAGGATCGAACGCATCGCCTGTTTGCTGTGCGTCTGCCGGTGGAACGAGATGGCAAACCGGTGCACCTCATCCTGAATCCGCGTCAGCAGATAAAACGCCTGCGAGGAACGATCGATCCGGATCGGATCCGGCTCGTATCCGAAAAAAAGCTGGCTGGTTCGATGCCGTTCATCCTTCGCCAAGCCGCAGACCGGGATGTCGAGATCCAGCTCATTTTGCAGAACGTCGAGCGCCGCGTGCATCTGGCCCTTCCCGCCGTCGATCACGATCAGGTCGGGCAGCGGCTGCTTTTCCCGCAGCGCTCGGACGAACCGGCGGCGGATCACCTCCCGCATCGAACCGTAATCGTCCGGTCCTTGCACCGTCTTGATTTTGTATTTGCGGTATTCTTTCTTCGCCGGTTGGCCGTTGAGAAACACGACCATCGCCGCCACTGCATCGGCGCCCTGGATGTTCGAATTGTCAAACGCCTCGATCCGTACGGGTGTCGGGATCGCCAAAATCTCGCCAAGCTGTTCAACCGCCCGAACGGTCCGGTCCATGTCGCGGTCCATCAGCTTGAAGCGTTCTTCCAGAGCGATTTTCGCGTTTTCGCAGGCCATGTCGACCAACTGTTTTTTGATGCCGCGCATCGGGACCTTGATTTTGACGGACAACCATTGTTCGATTACGTCCGTGTCAAGCCCCCCGGGCAGCAGAATCTCCCGCGGGAGATCGGCGTTGTCAAAATAGAACTGGCTGACATACGACAGAAAATCTTCTTTCTCGTCCCCATGGTGCTGGAAAATCGCCACATCACGCTCGATCAGCTTGCCGGCGCGGACGTAGAACACCTGCACGCACATCATTCCCTTATCGGCATAATAGCCGAACACGTCCCGGTTGATCGTATCGCCCAGGTCGATTTTCTGCTTTTCCATCACCTTGTCGATATGCTGGATCAGGTCGCGCAGTTCCTTCGCCCGCTCAAAATTGAGCGCTTCCGCCTCCTTGTGCATCCTCTCGGTCAACTGCTGTTTGATCTCATTGTGGCCGCCGTTCAGAAATCTTGCGATTTGCTTGATCATCCGGTCGTATTCCGCCTGTTCGACCGGAAACTCGCACGGCGCCAGACACTGGTTGATATGGTAGTAGAGGCACACTTTCGACTTGAGCGTTTTGCATTTGCGCAGCGGGTACAGCCGATCGAGCAGTTTTTTCGTCTCGGCGGCCGCGCCGGCGTTCGGGTACGGGCCGAAGTATTTACCACCGTCCTTTTTCACGCGCCGTACGATCTCCAACTGCGGATGCTGCTCGTTGGTGATTTTGATGTACGGGTAGGTTTTGTCATCCTTCAGCAAAATGTTGTAATGCGGCGTGTGCTTTTTGATCAGGTTGTTTTCCAGAATCAGCGCTTCGACGACCGTGTCGGTCACGATATATTCAAAATCGGCAATTTGCGATACGAGCAATTGCGTCTTGCCATCGTGCGATCCGGTGAAATAGGAGCGCACCCGGTTTTTCAAGACTTTCGCCTTGCCGACATAAAGAATCTCCCCGTTCGCGTCCTTCATCAGATAGACGCCCGGTTTCGCCGGCAGGAGAGCCAATTTTTCCTTGATCTTATCCCGCGTAGACATACCGATCACCGATTTAATCGTACCACAGGCGTCAAGCGGCCGGCGACCCGCTCTTCCCCGCCGTGCCTTATGTGTCGCCATAAGCAAAGCCACCTGCAGATCACAGACGGCTTGTCCAAACCGGCAAACTTTCTATTTGACGATCAGCGCGGGACATTCGGCGTCTTGCAGCACTTGTTGCTGACGCTGCCGAGCACGATCTGTTTGAAAGCGCCCAGAACGCGGCTGCCCATCACGATCAGATCGGCTTGTTCCCCTGCCATTTGTTTTTCTTCCCCTTTTTCTCTTCCCCTCTGCCGCAAAATCTGCCATACTATTGAAAAAAGAATCGACCATTGGAGAGGAAAGAGATGGATTCAAGCCTCGAACTGCAGATTCTGAACGTGCTGCACGAAAATTCCCGCCTGTCCCACCAGCAGATCGCGACGATGCTGGGCGCCGATCCGGCTGAAGTGAGCCGGCTGATCGCGGAACTGGAGCGGGAGAAAATCATTCTGCGATATTCGGCGGTGATCAACTGGGACAAAGTCGAATCACAGCGGGTGACCGCCGTGATTGACGTAAAGGTGACACCGCAGCGAGAAGTCGGTTTTGACGCGATTGCGGAGCGGATCTACCGGTTCCCGGAAGTCAAGTCTGTCTCCCTCATGTCTGGCGCGTACGACCTGCAGGTGACCGTGGAAGGCATGCACCTGAAAGAGGTTGCCCGGTTTGTGGCCGAAAAACTGTCGACCATCGAACATGTCACCTCGACGACCACCCATTTTCTATTGAAAACCTACAAATCGGACGGCGTCATCTTTGACGACCAGGAAGGCGACCAGCGGCTGGTGATTTCCCCGTGAAGCCACTCTATGACCGCCTGTCCCCGGTTGTCCGGGAGTTGCCGCCGTCCGGCATTCGCCGGTTTTTTGACCTGGCCAATCAGATGGACGATGTGATCTCGCTGGGTGTCGGCGAACCGGACTTTGTCACGCCGTGGCATGTTCGGGAAGCATGTTTTTATTCCCTGGAACGGGGGTTCACCTCTTACACGTCAAACAAGGGGCTGCCTGAACTGCGGGAAGCGATCGCCGACTATCTGCGGGGATTTCAGCTTGACTACGATCCGGAGGAAATCGTTGTGACGGTAGGCGGCAGCGAAGCGATCGACATTGCGCTGCGCGCCTTGCTTTGCCCCGGTGATGAAGTGCTGATCCCGGAACCGGCCTATGTCTCGTACCGCCCCTGTGCGATTTTGGCGGGCGGCACAGCGGTGGGGGTGCCCACCTACGCGGCCGACGAATTCCGGTTGACGCCTGAAATCCTGCGGGCAAAACTGTCGCCTCGCTCGAAAGTGCTGATTTTGTGCTTTCCAAACAATCCGACCGGGGCGACCATGTCAGAAGCAGACCTGCGAGCAATCGCGGAAGTGGCCGTCGAGCATGACCTGTTCGTGCTGTCGGATGAAATCTATGCCGAACTGACGTACGAGGGCCGCCATGTGAGCATCGCCTCGCTGCCGGGGATGAAGGAGCGAACCGTCCTCATCAGCGGGATGTCGAAAGCGTTTGCGATGACCGGCTGGCGGATCGGCTACGCGGCCGCCCCGCCGGACATTCTGAATGCGATGCTGAAAATCCATCAGTACACGATCCTCTGCGCCCCGATTATGGGCCAGATGGCCGCGTTGGAGGCGCTGCGCAACGGGCAGGCGGAGAAGCAGAAAATGATCGAACGCTACAACCAGCGCCGCCGCCTGATTGTCAAAGGTTTTCGCGATATCGGGCTGGCGTGCCACGAACCGAAAGGCGCATTTTATGCGTTTCCGGACATCCGGTCAACAGGACTGACCTCTGAACAGTTTGCGGAACGGCTGCTGCAGCACAGCAGGGTCGCCGTCGTGCCGGGCAACGTGTTTGGGGAAGGTGGAGAAGGATTCGTCCGCTGCTCCTACGCCACATCGGTGGAACAGATCGAACGGGCCCTAGAGCGGATCGGGAATTTTGTGGCGTCGCTGTAGAGCGGCGGATGGCAGAATCCGGGGGCACCCGCAAGCGCAACAAGTCTTGACAGCACACATGCAACACATGCAACGGGCCTAGCAGCTCAGCAGTCAAAGGAGCCGGCGGCATGCGGCTCCTTTTCAAATTGTTTACTGCTGTGCCACAAGCAAAACGTCAACATCGGTCCGTAATTCTCCGATTCGGCGACTATGCGAATCGACGCGTTTCTCCAGCAGAGCCTGACTCTTTTCAATCCCTGCGATTCTGCCGTTGACTTCGGCAAGTGACTTCTTAATCAAACCCAGTTCGGTCTCCAGCGTGTCGAATCTGCTTTTCATGTGACTCTCGATATCATTCAACCGGGATTCCATTTTATCCATCCGAGATTCCAATTTGTCCAGCCGGGACTCCATCTTATCCAGTCGGGACTCCATCTTATCCAGTCGGGACTCCATCATGTCCAACTTTTGTCCAATTCCGTCCAGCCGTTGATTGATCGACCCTAACAACGCTTTCATTTCATCCATCCGGATCACTCTCCCATACCATATTGTAACAGAAAAGACAGCTCAATTGTAATGTCGAATAAACAAATGTACAGAGGGCTAACAAATTACTTGCCTGACCGGGCTTGTGTTTTGACATCGTTTGCACGTCGCCGCCGGACTACCCTTTTCCCAGTATCGCCAGCCAGGTACAAGCGAGATTTGGCATCCCCAATACGGGTGCGATCGACTTGAACGCCACCTGTTCCGGATTTGCTCATGGAGCATCTGGCCAACGGCCTGATTACCGCCGGTCTGCACACAAAAGTGCTCGTCATCAGGGCAGAGACTTTGCTTAAGGTGAACGATTACAACTCGAGGAACATGGACGGAGAACAGCCCGTTTTTTTGGCGTCCCATTTGGGGGGCAGAGGAGAGGGCGGGATTCACCTGTATCGAACCGGTTTGTCAAATCGCATGGGCGGAAAAGAACGCCGCACAGAGGACCCGCTACCGCTAAAGTGATGCCTGGCTACACGGCCAAGTCCGAGTATTTCGGAAGTTCCAGAGAAAAATGGGCCGCCTTCGCGTGACGTGGTAGCTTCTTGATGCCCCCTGTAAGACTCTCCTAAAGGGGGGCGGATTGGTTTTTGCCTGACTCCCCAACAATCAGGCCTTCCGGGTATCCCTTGGCTTACAGGGGATGCGAATCGTTTGTTTGGCTTCTACCCAACCACAGACCTCGATGCCTCGGTTACCTGATGCACATATTGGGTCAGTTCGACCGTCATCTCGTAATAGTGAAACGGTGTGATCAGGTAAAGTCCTTTGAAATACTTGACCGCTTCCGCCACCAGTTCCTTCGCGATTTGCACACCCTCCTGCCGCGCGCGGACTCCTTCAAACCGCTTGATGCGCTCCAGCGTCGATTGTGCGATTTTGATCCCCGGCACCTCATTATGCAAAAATTCGGCATTGCGCGGACCGGTAAGCGGCATGATCCCAATGAAAATCGGCACCGGAATGTGCCGGGTCGCCTCGTAAATCGCCTGCAAAGTGTCCACATCATAGATCGGCTGCGTCATGATAAAATCGGCCCCGGCCTCCACTTTCCGTTCCAGCCGGGCGACAGCCGTATCCAGCCGGCGGACGTGTGGATTGAATGCCGCACCGACGACAAACTGCGCCCTGTGTTTCATCGGTCGGCCGGAAAAGGCGACCCCTTCGTTCAACTGTTTGACCATGCGAATCAATTCAAACGAGGAGACATCAAACACCGAACTGGCACCCGGCAGATCCCCCACGCGCGCCGGGTCACCGGTGATCACCAGGATC
This genomic stretch from Effusibacillus pohliae DSM 22757 harbors:
- a CDS encoding aminotransferase class I/II-fold pyridoxal phosphate-dependent enzyme yields the protein MKPLYDRLSPVVRELPPSGIRRFFDLANQMDDVISLGVGEPDFVTPWHVREACFYSLERGFTSYTSNKGLPELREAIADYLRGFQLDYDPEEIVVTVGGSEAIDIALRALLCPGDEVLIPEPAYVSYRPCAILAGGTAVGVPTYAADEFRLTPEILRAKLSPRSKVLILCFPNNPTGATMSEADLRAIAEVAVEHDLFVLSDEIYAELTYEGRHVSIASLPGMKERTVLISGMSKAFAMTGWRIGYAAAPPDILNAMLKIHQYTILCAPIMGQMAALEALRNGQAEKQKMIERYNQRRRLIVKGFRDIGLACHEPKGAFYAFPDIRSTGLTSEQFAERLLQHSRVAVVPGNVFGEGGEGFVRCSYATSVEQIERALERIGNFVASL